In a genomic window of Urocitellus parryii isolate mUroPar1 chromosome 11, mUroPar1.hap1, whole genome shotgun sequence:
- the Glmp gene encoding glycosylated lysosomal membrane protein isoform X2, with protein sequence MCGCGEPHWGWGPHAPSSLLLLSLLCTAPLGLLGGETRQVSLEVIPGWPGLPQSLLHIRAVGPNSTLHYVWSSLGPPAVVLVATDTPHSVLKVNWSRLLSPDPDEGLKVLPEDSVQFSSALIFTRLLEFDGTNMLDVAAEPLGKPYPPYSLAEFSWNNITDSLDPASLSATFQGHPVNDPSGAFANGSLAFKVQAFSSSGRPAQPPRLLHTADTCQLEVALVGASPRGNHSVFGLEVVTVGHRPDCPSMREQHSIDDEYAPAVFQVNAFGYGLPSCGCSVPTNPRNRGSGPGCSRALVAGGRSHPAVAPQTALRVPVHKLRPTVRREGPSWTCLAVPPRTAGGWRANVPAGPSPPVALFCRTSETNLHFLGLGSGLFLKGPLGGVYLCHPYFLVDTQSFVKLSVTLEGTK encoded by the exons ATGTGCGGCTGTGGGGAGCCCCACTGGGGTTGGGGTCCCCATGCCCCCAGCTCCCTGCTTCTCTTGAGTCTCCTGTGCACAGCTCCGCTTGGCCTTCTGGGAGGGGAGACCCGCCAG GTGTCCCTGGAGGTCATCCCTGGCTGGCCAggcctcccccagagcctgcttCACATCCGGGCAGTGGGCCCCAACTCCACCCTGCACTATGTGTGGAGCAGCCTCGGGCCTCCAGCCGTGGTGCTGGTGGCCACCGACACCCCCCACAGTGTCCTTAAAGTCAACTGGAGTCGCCTGCTGTCCCCTGATCCTGATGAGGGCCTGAAGGTTCTCCCGGAGGACAGCGTCCAGTTTTCTTCTGCCCTTATCTTCACCAGG CTGCTGGAGTTCGACGGCACCAACATGTTGGATGTGGCGGCAGAGCCCCTGGGAAAACCGTACCCTCCGTACTCCTTGGCCGAGTTCTCCTGGAACAACATCACGGACTCCCTGGATCCTGCCAGCCTGAGTGCCACATTCCAAGGCCACCCTGTGAACGACCCTAGCGGGGCTTTTGCCAATGGCAGCCTGGCCTTCAAG GTCCAGGCCTTTTCCAGCTCTGGCCGACCTGCCCAACCCCCTCGCCTCCTGCACACCGCGGACACCTGCCAGCTAGAAGTGGCCCTGGTTGGGGCTTCTCCCCGAGGAAACCACTCCGTGTTTGGGCTGGAAGTAGTCACTGTGGGGCACAGGCCCGACTGTCCCTCAATGCGGGAGCAGCACTCCATCGACGATGAGTACGCACCTGCTGTCTTCCAG GTCAATGCTTTTGGGTATGGGCTCCCCTCCTGTGGATGCTCTGTCCCCACTAATCCTAGGAATCGTGGCAGTGGCCCTGGGTGCTCCAGGGCTCTTGTTGCTGGGGGGAGGTCTCATCCTGCTGTTGCGCCACAAACAGCACTCAGAGTACCAGTCCATAAACTGAGACCCACTGTCCGGAGGGAAGGACCCTCCTGGACCTGCCTTGCCGTGCCTCCTCGGACTGCTGGCGGTTGGAGGGCCAATGTTCCAGCTGGCCCGTCCCCTCCCGTGGCACTTTTCTGCAGAACTTCAGAAACGAACCTCCACTTCCTGGGGTTGGGGTCAGGGTTATTTCTAAAAGGTCCCCTTGGTGGTGTTTACTTGTGTCATCCCTACTTCTTGGTTGACACTCAAAGTTTTGTTAAACTAAGCGTGACCCTGGAGGGTACGAAATAA
- the Glmp gene encoding glycosylated lysosomal membrane protein isoform X1 has protein sequence MCGCGEPHWGWGPHAPSSLLLLSLLCTAPLGLLGGETRQVSLEVIPGWPGLPQSLLHIRAVGPNSTLHYVWSSLGPPAVVLVATDTPHSVLKVNWSRLLSPDPDEGLKVLPEDSVQFSSALIFTRLLEFDGTNMLDVAAEPLGKPYPPYSLAEFSWNNITDSLDPASLSATFQGHPVNDPSGAFANGSLAFKVQAFSSSGRPAQPPRLLHTADTCQLEVALVGASPRGNHSVFGLEVVTVGHRPDCPSMREQHSIDDEYAPAVFQVDQLLWGSLPSGFMQWRPVAFSQKQRSRESALPCQASPLRASLVYSLPQSPIVQAFFGLQSNFCSFNLTFGAPTGPGYWDQHYLSWSMLLGMGSPPVDALSPLILGIVAVALGAPGLLLLGGGLILLLRHKQHSEYQSIN, from the exons ATGTGCGGCTGTGGGGAGCCCCACTGGGGTTGGGGTCCCCATGCCCCCAGCTCCCTGCTTCTCTTGAGTCTCCTGTGCACAGCTCCGCTTGGCCTTCTGGGAGGGGAGACCCGCCAG GTGTCCCTGGAGGTCATCCCTGGCTGGCCAggcctcccccagagcctgcttCACATCCGGGCAGTGGGCCCCAACTCCACCCTGCACTATGTGTGGAGCAGCCTCGGGCCTCCAGCCGTGGTGCTGGTGGCCACCGACACCCCCCACAGTGTCCTTAAAGTCAACTGGAGTCGCCTGCTGTCCCCTGATCCTGATGAGGGCCTGAAGGTTCTCCCGGAGGACAGCGTCCAGTTTTCTTCTGCCCTTATCTTCACCAGG CTGCTGGAGTTCGACGGCACCAACATGTTGGATGTGGCGGCAGAGCCCCTGGGAAAACCGTACCCTCCGTACTCCTTGGCCGAGTTCTCCTGGAACAACATCACGGACTCCCTGGATCCTGCCAGCCTGAGTGCCACATTCCAAGGCCACCCTGTGAACGACCCTAGCGGGGCTTTTGCCAATGGCAGCCTGGCCTTCAAG GTCCAGGCCTTTTCCAGCTCTGGCCGACCTGCCCAACCCCCTCGCCTCCTGCACACCGCGGACACCTGCCAGCTAGAAGTGGCCCTGGTTGGGGCTTCTCCCCGAGGAAACCACTCCGTGTTTGGGCTGGAAGTAGTCACTGTGGGGCACAGGCCCGACTGTCCCTCAATGCGGGAGCAGCACTCCATCGACGATGAGTACGCACCTGCTGTCTTCCAG GTGGACCAGCTGCTGTGGGGCTCCCTCCCGTCTGGCTTCATGCAGTGGCGACCAGTGGCTTTCTCCCAGAAGCAGAGGAGCCGAGAGTCAGCCCTGCCCTGCCAGGCTTCTCCTCTTCGCGCCAGCTTGGTGTACTCCCTTCCCCAGTCACCCATTGTCCAAGCCTTCTTCGGGTTGCAGAGCAACTTCTGTTCCTTCAACCTGACATTTGGGGCTCCCACGGGCCCTGGCTACTGGGACCAACACTACCTGAGCTG GTCAATGCTTTTGGGTATGGGCTCCCCTCCTGTGGATGCTCTGTCCCCACTAATCCTAGGAATCGTGGCAGTGGCCCTGGGTGCTCCAGGGCTCTTGTTGCTGGGGGGAGGTCTCATCCTGCTGTTGCGCCACAAACAGCACTCAGAGTACCAGTCCATAAACTGA
- the Tmem79 gene encoding transmembrane protein 79 has product MAEPETLSLLEMKGPETPKSPPQALVPNGRQPEGECGTESPGAESLRAESAVGSPMARDGTEDGLDSTVSEAATLPWGTDPQPSAPFPDPPGWKVIEPEPLESEPLTKPEEPPDDDANLLPEKAARAFVPIDLQCIEKRPQEDLIVRCEASEGKRQAFLPTRATHPEPLERKWVEAVVRPPGRSCGGCRSCGGREGIRAVASVGAALILFPCLLYGAYAFLPFDAPRLPTLSSRLVYTLRCGVFATFPIVLGLLVYGLSLLCFSALRPFGEPRREVEIHRRYVAQSVQLFILYFFNLAVLSTYLPQDTLKLLPLLTGLFAISRLIYWLTFAVGRSFRGFGYGLTFLPLLAMLVWNLYYMFVVEPERMLTASESRLDYPDHARSVSDYRPRPWG; this is encoded by the exons ATGGCAGAACCTGAGACCCTGTCCCTGCTGGAAATGAAGGGGCCTGAGACGCCCAAGAGCCCACCTCAGGCTTTGGTCCCCAATGGCCGGCAGCCAGAGGGGGAATGCGGAACCGAGTCCCCTGGAGCTGAGTCCCTCAGAGCCGAGTCTGCAGTTGGCTCTCCCATGGCCCGAGATGGAACTGAAGATGGTCTAGACAGTACAGTAAGTGAGGCTGCCACCTTGCCCTGGGGGACTGATCCCCAGCCCAGTGCCCCGTTCCCGGATCCCCCTGGCTGGAAGGTCATCGAACCAGAGCCTCTGGAGTCCGAGCCACTTACCAAGCCAGAGGAGCCACCTGACGATGATGCCAACCTGCTCCCTGAAAAGGCGGCCCGGGCCTTTGTGCCCATCGACTTACAGTGCATTGAGAAGCGGCCCCAGGAGGACCTCATTGTGCGCTGTGAAGCGAGCGAGGGCAAGCGCCAGGCCTTCCTGCCCACCCGGGCCACCCATCCAGAGCCCCTTGAGCGAAAGTGGGTGGAGGCCGTTGTGAGGCCGCCTGGCCGATCCTGTGGGGGCTGCCGGAGCTGTGGAGGCCGCGAGGGGATAAGGGCGGTGGCCTCCGTGGGAGCGGCCCTCATCCTCTTCCCCTGCCTTCTGTATGGGGCCTATGCCTTCCTGCCCTTTGATGCCCCACGGCTGCCCACCCTGAGTTCTCGCCTGGTCTACACACTGCGCTGCGGGGTCTTTGCCACCTTCCCCATTGTGCTGG GGCTCCTGGTGTACGGGCTGAGCCTGTTGTGCTTTTCCGCCCTCCGGCCCTTTGGAGAGCCCAGGCGGGAGGTGGAGATCCACCGGCGGTACGTGGCCCAGTCCGTCCAGCTCTTCATCCTGTACTTCTTCAACCTGGCCGTGCTGTCCACCTACCTGCCCCAGGACACCCTCAAGCTGCTCCCTCTGCTCACTGGTCTCTTTGCCATCTCCCG GCTGATATACTGGCTGACCTTCGCCGTGGGCCGCTCCTTCCGAGGCTTCGGCTACGGCCTGACGTTCCTGCCGCTGCTGGCCATGCTGGTGTGGAACCTCTACTACATGTTCGTGGTGGAGCCAGAGCGCATGCTCACTGCCTCCGAGAGCCGCCTGGACTACCCCGACCACGCCCGCTCCGTCTCCGACTACCGGCCGCGGCCCTGGGGCTGA